From the genome of Thermococcus chitonophagus, one region includes:
- a CDS encoding cystathionine gamma-synthase family protein, protein MEPLHAPLYITAVFRQIGDAYLTERGTELKYSREENPTVRHLEDKLAELEGSDNALAFNSGMGAIATLYLSLLRAGDEVVLSMEGYGSTIELAKLLEKFGIKVRLAYPNAEKLCEAVSDGTKLVLVETMTNPTLKVIDVPEVAKRCREVGATLIVDNTFVTPLLYKPLKDGANFVVHSLTKYIAGHNDVVGGAILWNGPFIQDLWDWRRRLGTIIQPFDAWLIERGMRTLEVRFEKQSRSAEAIAEFLADHPKVKEVHYPGLKDDPYHEIARRLFKKGLYGGVVSFDLGSEENALAFLRSLKKIFPSPSLGGVESIATYPVKSAVKNMEEEQRKVLGITEGLIRLSVGLEPLDDLIEDLDRALEVVK, encoded by the coding sequence ATGGAGCCGCTTCACGCTCCTCTATACATTACCGCTGTGTTCAGGCAAATAGGGGACGCTTACCTTACTGAAAGAGGAACAGAGCTGAAGTATTCGAGAGAAGAAAATCCCACTGTCAGACACCTTGAGGACAAGCTTGCTGAACTTGAAGGCTCTGACAATGCATTAGCTTTCAACAGTGGTATGGGAGCCATAGCTACTCTTTACCTCTCACTTCTCAGGGCTGGCGATGAGGTAGTTCTCTCAATGGAGGGATATGGAAGCACCATAGAGCTTGCTAAGCTGTTGGAGAAGTTCGGGATTAAGGTCAGGTTAGCCTATCCAAATGCTGAAAAGCTGTGTGAGGCTGTTAGTGATGGAACTAAATTGGTACTAGTAGAGACAATGACTAATCCAACGTTGAAGGTTATTGACGTTCCAGAAGTTGCGAAGAGGTGTAGAGAAGTTGGGGCAACACTGATAGTTGACAACACCTTCGTTACCCCCCTCCTATACAAGCCCCTTAAAGATGGTGCCAACTTCGTGGTTCACAGCTTAACTAAGTACATAGCGGGCCACAACGACGTCGTTGGAGGGGCTATTCTTTGGAACGGGCCTTTCATTCAGGATCTGTGGGACTGGAGGAGAAGGCTGGGAACGATAATTCAGCCTTTTGATGCTTGGCTCATAGAGAGGGGGATGAGGACATTAGAGGTAAGGTTTGAGAAGCAGAGCAGAAGTGCTGAGGCAATAGCGGAGTTCTTGGCAGATCATCCAAAAGTTAAGGAAGTTCACTATCCAGGGCTTAAGGATGATCCATATCATGAAATAGCGAGGAGATTGTTCAAGAAGGGGCTCTATGGGGGAGTGGTGTCTTTCGACTTAGGAAGCGAGGAAAATGCTCTTGCCTTTCTCAGATCCTTGAAGAAGATCTTCCCCTCACCATCCCTTGGAGGTGTGGAAAGTATAGCCACGTACCCCGTTAAAAGTGCTGTTAAGAACATGGAAGAAGAGCAGAGAAAGGTGCTGGGGATTACTGAAGGCTTGATAAGACTTTCCGTTGGTCTTGAACCTCTCGATGATTTAATTGAAGATCTAGATAGAGCCTTGGAGGTGGTTAAATGA
- a CDS encoding RsmB/NOP family class I SAM-dependent RNA methyltransferase produces MELFYRVTLHEIVADALMLVEEKELSSKHALERIFRKVEGKDKEKARGIAHAYVFEIEKWRAKIDFIINSVLKGSRIEDLDLYLANLLRIGVFEMKFKGVNPAIATDSVVRVVKEKFDLTRAKFANAILREAEKFNVERALKKLKEKDRLEWLSVRFSHPRWYVEYIVNLLGYDEAVRLLLSNLRPQRYYVRVNTLKADIEKVKKYLEENGVRVSYTPVDDVLKVLKYEIPITRLEWYKKGYFVIQDLASAYVAHVLSPEPGERVLDLAAAPGSKTFHAAALMENKGMIVAVDYSYDRLMKMRERMKRLGVKNVKLVHADGQSFIDKERFDKVILDAPCSSSGTYRQFPEVKWRFDEGKIERVISVQRNMLLNAYRNLRNGGEMTYSTCSVRVDENEENVIFALDRGFELVEYEYSWGDRGFLEIGDKVFRAWTHRHDCNSFFIAKLAKS; encoded by the coding sequence ATGGAGCTGTTTTATAGGGTCACTCTTCACGAGATAGTTGCGGATGCATTAATGCTTGTCGAGGAGAAGGAGCTCTCGTCAAAGCACGCTCTTGAGAGAATATTTAGAAAAGTCGAGGGAAAGGACAAAGAGAAAGCAAGGGGAATTGCCCACGCGTACGTCTTTGAGATAGAAAAATGGAGGGCCAAGATAGACTTCATAATAAACTCCGTTCTGAAGGGATCGAGGATCGAAGATCTCGACCTGTACTTGGCTAACCTCCTCAGAATTGGAGTATTTGAGATGAAATTCAAAGGCGTGAATCCTGCTATAGCCACTGACTCGGTAGTTAGAGTAGTTAAAGAGAAGTTTGATTTAACAAGGGCGAAGTTCGCAAATGCAATCCTTAGGGAGGCAGAGAAGTTCAACGTTGAGAGAGCTCTTAAAAAGCTGAAGGAAAAAGACAGACTTGAGTGGCTCTCAGTAAGATTCTCCCACCCAAGATGGTACGTTGAGTACATCGTCAATCTCCTAGGTTATGATGAGGCAGTTAGGCTTCTCCTAAGTAATCTGAGGCCCCAAAGGTACTACGTGAGGGTTAACACGCTAAAGGCCGACATTGAAAAGGTCAAGAAGTACTTGGAAGAAAACGGTGTTAGAGTTTCTTACACTCCTGTAGATGATGTCCTCAAAGTTTTGAAGTATGAGATTCCGATAACAAGGCTGGAATGGTACAAAAAGGGCTATTTCGTTATACAAGACCTAGCTTCTGCCTACGTTGCTCATGTTCTAAGCCCAGAGCCTGGGGAAAGAGTTTTGGATTTAGCTGCGGCCCCAGGAAGTAAAACGTTCCATGCGGCAGCCCTTATGGAAAATAAGGGGATGATAGTTGCTGTTGACTATTCATATGACAGGCTAATGAAAATGAGGGAGAGAATGAAAAGGTTAGGAGTAAAGAACGTTAAGCTAGTTCACGCGGATGGTCAGAGCTTTATCGACAAGGAGAGGTTTGATAAGGTAATACTCGATGCCCCCTGCTCTTCTTCAGGAACCTACAGGCAGTTTCCAGAGGTTAAGTGGAGGTTCGATGAGGGAAAAATAGAGAGGGTGATAAGTGTTCAGAGGAACATGCTTCTCAACGCCTACAGGAACTTGAGGAATGGGGGAGAGATGACGTACTCTACGTGTTCCGTCAGGGTTGATGAGAACGAAGAGAATGTGATATTTGCGTTAGATAGAGGGTTTGAACTCGTTGAATATGAGTACTCCTGGGGTGACAGAGGATTTCTAGAAATTGGAGATAAAGTGTTTAGGGCATGGACCCACAGGCACGATTGCAACAGCTTCTTTATAGCAAAGCTAGCTAAGTCTTAA
- a CDS encoding ATP-binding protein has protein sequence MYSTECLIGRKREVENLKTLLTNKEEKPWVAVVGLRATGKTTLVRSVINEIDKDSELYIDIELLKDSPLFQEDPLKALAYYLLVVADVRGLLKDSAHRIFFTPTEHKKSSKKTAKILAKLLGPLLSGESELQVEIQKLSKFELNENMICLSNVLLHLKTDARVFFDEIQHLTGRISTFAEQLRGVFQTPKDPSDKPWIIISGSVITAIKPFIQASAKDAFYLQAFEEIKLDTLSVQDSIELLKRCLIEKGVLKKRQLQDKTMRELVESLLTTPAQELGGFPRALVAYCEKIKTLNDLNNKDIINNIKSAVKAQAIEELRHIAMMSVVRADQEREKVSTLTLRELFKRIKRAYNEMGTKGAFKKSLLIKTHRIPKDIAEYLIDALKEHKIISEIYDGYSILDPLYREAMVSINIILTKDIKKIMKVEHFPFQ, from the coding sequence GTGTACAGTACTGAGTGTTTAATTGGACGAAAGAGGGAAGTTGAGAACCTTAAGACGCTTCTCACCAATAAGGAAGAGAAACCGTGGGTGGCTGTGGTTGGGCTTAGGGCAACAGGGAAAACTACCTTGGTGCGCTCCGTGATTAATGAAATTGACAAAGACTCTGAACTGTACATTGATATTGAATTGTTAAAGGATTCTCCCCTTTTTCAGGAGGACCCACTTAAGGCTCTAGCCTACTATCTTCTAGTAGTAGCTGACGTGAGAGGGCTTCTAAAAGATAGTGCTCACAGAATATTCTTCACACCAACTGAGCATAAAAAGAGTTCAAAAAAGACTGCTAAGATACTTGCCAAGCTACTTGGACCTTTATTATCAGGAGAGAGTGAATTACAGGTGGAAATTCAAAAATTATCCAAATTTGAGCTCAATGAGAATATGATTTGCCTCTCTAATGTACTGTTACACCTCAAGACAGATGCTAGGGTCTTTTTTGATGAGATACAGCACTTAACAGGTAGGATTTCCACATTTGCAGAACAACTACGTGGAGTTTTTCAAACTCCCAAGGATCCCTCCGATAAGCCTTGGATAATAATTTCTGGCTCTGTTATTACAGCAATAAAACCATTCATTCAAGCCTCTGCTAAGGACGCATTTTACTTGCAGGCCTTTGAGGAGATAAAATTGGATACTCTCTCCGTACAGGACTCTATTGAACTACTAAAAAGGTGTCTAATTGAAAAAGGAGTTCTCAAAAAACGCCAACTCCAAGACAAAACAATGAGAGAATTGGTAGAAAGTCTGCTAACCACCCCAGCACAGGAACTTGGGGGATTTCCTCGTGCGCTTGTTGCATACTGTGAAAAAATTAAGACCCTCAACGATTTAAACAACAAGGACATTATTAATAACATAAAAAGTGCCGTAAAAGCCCAAGCCATTGAAGAACTCCGCCATATAGCCATGATGAGTGTTGTCCGTGCAGATCAAGAACGAGAGAAAGTATCAACACTCACTTTGAGAGAGCTTTTTAAAAGAATCAAGAGGGCATACAACGAGATGGGGACAAAAGGGGCATTCAAAAAGTCGTTACTCATAAAAACACATCGCATTCCCAAGGACATAGCAGAATACCTGATAGATGCTTTAAAAGAACACAAAATAATCTCTGAAATTTATGACGGGTACTCAATACTCGATCCATTGTACAGAGAAGCAATGGTTTCCATTAATATCATACTAACCAAAGACATTAAGAAAATCATGAAAGTTGAGCATTTTCCGTTCCAATAG
- the cas2 gene encoding CRISPR-associated endonuclease Cas2, translating into MYIVVVYDVGVERVNRVKKFLRQHLNWVQNSVFEGEVTLSEYERIKTGLRELINEDHDAIIIYKLRSMPPRETLGVEKNPIEDII; encoded by the coding sequence ATGTACATAGTAGTTGTGTATGACGTTGGGGTTGAAAGGGTAAACAGGGTGAAGAAGTTCCTTAGGCAACACCTAAATTGGGTTCAAAACAGCGTATTTGAAGGGGAAGTCACTCTATCAGAATATGAGAGGATAAAGACAGGTCTTAGGGAGCTAATTAACGAAGACCATGATGCCATAATCATCTACAAGCTAAGATCCATGCCTCCACGCGAAACCCTTGGAGTTGAAAAGAATCCGATAGAAGATATAATTTAA